One Syngnathus acus chromosome 13, fSynAcu1.2, whole genome shotgun sequence genomic window carries:
- the napab gene encoding N-ethylmaleimide-sensitive factor attachment protein, alpha b, whose product MDNSGKEKEAAALVAEAEKKLKSSHSFFGALFGGSSKQEEACDMYVRAANMFKMAKNWCAAGNAFSQAARLHLQMQSKHDAATNFIDAGNAFKKADPQEAINCLNRAIEIYTDMGRFTIAAKHHISIAEIYETEMVDIDKAIAHYEQAADYYKGEESTSSANKCLLKVATYAAQLEQYPKAIEIYEQVATHAMDSTLLKYSAKDHFFKAALCHFCVDMLNAKLAVQKYEEMFPAFSDSRECKLVKKLLDAYDEQNVDAYTDSVKEFDTISRLDQWLTTMLLRIKKTIQEEESDLR is encoded by the exons ATGGACAACAGCGGTAAAGAGAAAGAAGCCGCGGCTTTGGTGGCCGAGGCCGAAAAGAAGCTGAAGTCCTCGCACTCGTTTTTTGGGGCGCTTTTCGG GGGCTCCTCCAAACAGGAAGAGGCCTGTGACATGTACGTGAGGGCCGCCAACATGTTCAAGATGGCCAAAAACTGGTGTG cgGCAGGAAACGCCTTCTCCCAAGCGGCTCGCCTCCACCTGCAGATGCAGAGCAAACACGACGCAGCTACCAACTTCATAGACGCCGGGAACGCCTTCAAAAAAGCCGACCCGCAAG AGGCCATAAACTGTCTAAACCGAGCAATCGAGATATATACAGACATG GGCCGCTTCACTATTGCAGCCAAACATCACATTAGCATCGCTGAGATCTACGAGACAGAGATGGTGGACATCGATAAG GCCATCGCCCACTACGAACAAGCTGCAGATTATTACAAAGGCGAAGAGTCCACCAG TTCGGCTAACAAGTGCCTCCTGAAGGTAGCCACCTATGCCGCCCAGCTGGAGCAGTACCCCAAAGCCATTGAAATCTACGAGCAG GTGGCCACTCATGCCATGGACAGCACGCTGCTCAAATACAGCGCCAAAGATCACTTCTTCAAGGCGGCGCTTTGTCATTTCTGCGTGGACATGCTGAACGCTAAA CTGGCGGTGCAGAAGTATGAAGAAATGTTCCCGGCCTTTTCCGACTCTCGAGAGTGCAAGCTGGTAAAG AAACTCTTAGACGCGTATGACGAACAGAACGTGGACGCCTACACCGACTCG gttaaGGAATTTGACACCATCTCACGGCTTGACCAATGGCTCACCACCATGCTCCTGCGCATCAAGAAGACAatacaggaggaggagagcgacCTACGctga
- the LOC119133035 gene encoding galectin-4-like, giving the protein MSFLAPPGYQPVYSPSIPYLGPIYGGLREGASIYIQGLVPDKITRFSVNLLCGQSDSSDVALHFNPRFDGWDKVVFNSRQNAAWDAEEKIRDMPFSKGKAFEMVIVCSLEGYQFKINGKDFYTFKHRLPLARVRGMEIAGDVSIQTINVIGAGGSGMGQQGGGMGGMPGCGAAGPGGCPGGIGGIIGGGFPGSNLPSMSGQPIYNPPIPFSGVIPGGMFPKRTVVIRGMVPRHSKRFSINFMVSRSGDVPFHMNPRVKDGVVVRNSMEGGCWGQEERQLGANPFEEGQYFDMSIRCGTDRFKVFLNGHPLFDFTHRTRAVTEIDKLEVAGDVQISYIHF; this is encoded by the exons ATGTCCTTCTTGGCTCCTCCTGGTTACCAGCCTGTCTACTCCCCC AGCATTCCGTATCTGGGGCCAATCTACGGAGGTCTGCGGGAGGGAGCTTCCATCTACATCCAGGGCTTGGTTCCGGACAAAATTACCAG GTTCTCTGTGAATCTGCTATGCGGACAGTCCGATTCCAGCGACGTGGCCCTGCACTTCAACCCACGCTTCGACGGCTGGGACAAGGTGGTCTTCAACAGCCGGCAGAACGCCGCATGGGATGCGGAGGAGAAGATCCGTGACATGCCCTTCAGCAAGGGCAAGGCCTTCGAGATGGTCATCGTGTGCTCCCTGGAGGGCTACCAG TTCAAAATTAATGGGAAGGACTTCTACACCTTCAAGCATCGCCTCCCTTTGGCCAGAGTGCGCGGCATGGAGATCGCAGGAGATGTTTCCATTCAGACCATTAACGTCATTGGG gcTGGTGGCTCGGGAATGGGG CAGCAGGGAGGCGGCATGGGAGGCATGCCAGGATGCGGGGCTGCAGGCCCT GGTGGCTGTCCCGGGGGCATAGGAGGCATCATCGGG GGTGGATTCCCAGGATCAAATCTACCG AGCATGAGCGGCCAGCCGATTTACAACCCT CCGATCCCGTTCTCGGGCGTGATTCCAGGAGGAATGTTCCCAAAGAGGACAGTCGTCATCCGAGGCATGGTTCCCCGCCATTCAAAGAG GTTCAGCATTAACTTCATGGTGAGTAGATCTGGTGACGTCCCCTTCCATATGAACCCGCGCGTGAAGGACGGCGTGGTGGTGCGCAACAGCATGGAGGGTGGCTGCTGGGGCCAAGAGGAACGCCAGCTTGGGGCCAACCCCTTCGAGGAGGGCCAGTACTTTGAC ATGTCCATCCGTTGCGGCACCGACCGCTTCAAGGTGTTCCTCAACGGGCATCCGCTGTTCGATTTCACTCACCGCACGCGCGCCGTCACCGAAATCGACAAGCTGGAGGTGGCGGGTGACGTGCAGATTTCCTACATCCACTTCTAA